The Persephonella sp. KM09-Lau-8 nucleotide sequence ACTTCTTTCATATTGCTTTCAGCTATTTCTCTGCATCTTAAGGTGCCTTCAATGAAGAATTTTTCATATTTTTCATAATCCTTTTCAATTTCTTTTCTTTTTTCTCTGATAGGTTCTAAAAATTTGTTAAGGTTCTCTGCAAGTATTTTTTTGCAATCTGTGCAACCGATTTCTGCTGTCCTGCATTTTTGATCTATATCCTTAAGTAGATTTTCATCCTTAGTAAAGATTTTGTGGTAGTCATAGACTATACAAACATCTGGATTTCCCGGGTCTGTTCTCCTTATTCTTTGTGGGTCTGTTTTCATCTGCATTATTTTTTTGTTTACCTCTTCTTCGCTATCGGAAAGATAGATGGCGTTGTTATAGGATTTAGACATCTTCCTGCCATCTATTCCTGGTAGTTTTGCTGCTTCTGTGAGTATGGCTTCAGGTTCAGGAAATATTTCATCATACAGATTATTAAATCTCCTTGCTATTTCCCTTGTAAGCTCTATATGTGGTAGCTGATCTTCACCGACAGGCACACCTTCTGCTTTATAAATAAGAATATCAGCAGCCTGTAGAACCGGATAAGCCAGAAAACCCAGTGTGTCTATATCTTTGCCTACATCTCCTTTTTCAAGATTGTCAATAGCTTCTTCTACAATTTTTTTATTTATTCCAAACTTAATTAACACTTCCTTTAGATATTCAAAATTAATACCTTTCTGGTTATAAAAAGCCCTGTGAAAAGCTTCTCTTAGATACTCCTCAAATATTTTGTTTTTTTGTTTTCCTGTCGCTTTTTCTAAAGCTTCATCAAAGCTTTCAGGTGGCGGAGCCTGATTAATTTTTACCTGTTTTCCAAGTAGAAAATCCCTCAGATACTGGTAAAAAAGGTTAAACTTCAGGTCTTTATAAGAAGGGTTTAATTCAAGCCAGCTTTTTGGTGTAATCATAGAAAATAGTAGAGCAAGTTCTGAGTGTTGTTTTACTCCGGACTGGATAAACAAAGTTGCTTTTTTAGGATCTATCCCACAAGCAAGCCAGTCTATAATCATCTGTTTTATGTTTTCTTTCAAATCCTCTGTATTTTTGTATTTATTGGTTAAAGCATGCCAGTCTGCAACAAAGAAATAACAATCATGTTCATCCTGAAGTTTTAGCCAGTTTTTTATAACACCAAGATAATGCCCCAGATGGAGTTTTCCTGTAGGTCTCATTCCACTAACAATCTTTTTCATTCCTCAACCTCCGTTTATTTGGAAAAATTATATAACAATCCACAGGTTGCAGGAATGTTGCAACACTGTTGCAACATTTAATCAAAATGCAACACATGAAAATTTATCTTTTTTATTTAAGTTATTGATTTTTCTGCAAATTCCTCTTTGGCACAGTTGTTGTTCTTAATAAGATACACCATTAAAACAGGAGGTTTTTAATCATGGCAACACTAAGAGAGCTTATGCAATTACCAGGAGCTGTTGCAGCAGGTATTTATGACGACCACGGAAATCTTGTTGCATATGCTGGAGATATTTCAGAAAAAGCTGCCGAGATTGCAGCACTGATGGCATCAGCGAACAAAGCAGTAGCCAATATGCAGGCAAAAGGATGGACAGAGTATACAGGAAAAGAAGGATTTTTCCCTGTTCAGGGTTTTGCTGTTGCAGCAGGAAAATATGCAGCCTGTATAGCAGGCAATGTTGGAGTTTTTGTGGAACTGGACAAAGCAGATTTTGACAAAATCTGGGAAACAATTATGCCATAAATCAAAAAAGGAGGTAATTATCATGGCAGACTTAAAAAAATTATTAGGAATAAAAGGTGTTTTTGCTGCAGGACAGTTCAATGATGATGGGACACTTGCAGCATTTGAAGGGGATATTTCTGAAGAAGAAGCAGCCATGGCAGCTGAAATGTGTGCTGCTAATAATGCAATGGCTAAGATGCAAACAGATGGATACACAGCATTTTCAGGACAGGAATGGACACCACTTAAAGGATGGGCACTTGCAGGACCAAAATATTCTGTATGTGTTGCAGGTAATGTAGGTGTTTTCGTAAAAAATGATGAAGTCTCATTTAATGAAGTATTTCAAGCATTACTTTCCCAATAAAAAATTAATGGGGCTTTTTAGCCCCTTTTTAAAGGAGTTTTAAGATGCCAAAATTTTTATCAGAAGAATGGATAAAGGCCTACGCTGAGGAATGGAACAAGAACAAAAAGCTTAAAGATGGTCTAAAAAAGTTTAATGCAACAATCAAATACTACATAGAAGGTTCAGACCAACCTCCTGTATATGTAAAGGTAGAAAAAGGGGAGGTAATTGAATCAGGACTTGCACCAGACATGAAATATGATTTTGAGATGTGGGCAACCCCTGAAGACTGGAAAATACTTGCAACCGGAGAGATGGGACCTAAAGCAGCAATGCTCACCAAAAAGCTGAAATTTAAAGGTTCAATGATAACAGCAATGAAATATATGGGTCCATTTGAAGAAAGCTTAAGAATGATGAGCAAAATCCCCACAGAGTGGTAATTTTTTTAGAAAAGTATTATATTTAGTTATAAAAAGATAAAAAATTATATTCTGGTTAAAATCATGGACTTGCGTATTCTCGACAGTGTAACGGAGGGGATTATCTTCGTTACCAAAGAAAGAAAAATTGGGTATATCAACAAAGTTGCCCAGAAAGTTGTCAATCGTAAAGTAGGGGAGGATTGTTACGGACTTTTTTCAATCTGTGAGAATAATTGCCCTATGGAAAAAGACCTGAAAAAAGTTGATGCCTTTGATGTTAAGCTTTCCTGCTGTAATGAAAAAACCGTATGTCATAGTATAACTCCTGTTTTCGACAATGGTGAGTTTATCGGGCTTTTAGAGGAGTTTAAGGATTCCTCCAAAATGACAGATTATATAAAAGAGTTAAAGAAACAGAAAGAATTCACAGAAGTAATTCTGGACTCAATTGTAGATGCAATAGTTGTAATAAATAACAACGGGGAGATAATCCATTACAATGAAGTTGCACGACAGATTTTATGTAGAGAAATTTCTGATATAAAAGGATTTAATATTGAAAATTTGATTGGAATCTCACTGAAAAATCTACCACCTGAAGGAGAAAGGGAAGACATCCATATAGAAACACCTGCTTATGGCAGAATAAAAGTATCCTTAATGATAACCTCCCTGAAAGAAGGAGAAGGCAAAGTTATATCCTTTTACATGCTCCCAGAATGTATGATAAATCAGGAAGTTAAAGGAAGAATCATTTCAAAAAATCCAGAATTTGTATCTGTCATAGAAATGGCAAAAACGGTGGCAGATACAACTGCCACCATCCTTATAGAAGGGGAAACAGGCACAGGTAAAAGTGTTCTTGCAAAATATATACACACTCTTTCTTCAAGGAGAGATAAACCATTTATCAAAATAAACTGTGCTGCAATCCCTGAAAACCTACTTGAAAGTGAACTTTTTGGATATATGAAGGGAGCGTTTACTGGTGCTAATAAAGATAAACCCGGAAAAATAGAACTTGCAGAAGGTGGAACACTATTTTTAGATGAGATAGGAGATATGCCGATTTACCTACAATCTAAACTCCTGCAGCTTTTGCAGGATAAAGAATTTGAAAGGCTGGGAGATATAAAAACAAGAAAGGCAAATATAAGGGTGATTGCGGCAACAAACAAAGATTTACGGGAGCTAATTGAAAAAGGAGAGTTTAGAGAGGATTTATATTACAGATTAAAAGTAATATCCCTTAAAATTCCGCCGCTGCGGGAAAGAAAAGAGGATATTCCTGCACTGGTAAATTATTTTATTGATAAATACTCAGAAATTTATAGAAGAACCATAAAAGGTATTTCCCCAAAAGCAATGAAAATGCTCCTTGAGTATGACTATCCGGGAAATATCAGAGAACTGGAGAATATGATAGAAAGGGCAGTTATAGTTTGTAATAGCAAGACCATCACAGAAAAAGAACTGCCTGAGGATTTAATCGCAAAGAAACCTTTCCGAAAGTCGGAAAAAATGATAAAAGAAGAGCCATCAGAAAAAGAAAAAATACGTCAGGTTTTAATTTCAACCAATGGTAATAAATCCTTAGCAGCCAAAATTCTGGGAATCCATAGGACAACCCTCTGGAGAAAAATAAAAGAGTATGGATTACAGATATAAATCCCTCTAAATCAGAGTTTGCCTACCCTTTTAAATTTTATACCACAAATGGTATCATATATACTTCTATATCAATTACTTCAAGGGAGAGAAAATGGTTGCAAACGTTTTGCTGAAATACTGGAAAATTTTTCTGGCGGTAGGAATTTTACTTGCTGTAGGTGGCTTATTTATCCCAAATGAAATAGCATCAAAGATAGTAGAATTTACAGGATTTGCTATACTTGCCCTTACTGCTTATGTTCTCGGATACAAAATGGCAACTGATGAAGCAGAAAAATACATAAAGTCAGAGATGGAAAAGCTGGCCAAAAGGGATATCAGATACAAAATAGCCGGAGACAAAATGATTAAAAATCTTAAAGGAAAAATTGGATAATGTCAGACCTGGCAAAAAATAATAAAACAGTAAAAGTAAAACAACTTAAGAAATTTTTAAATGAAAAATACCCTAACAAACAGGTTGCAGAGATTTATCTGGAAGTTTTAGAAAATTTTGAGGATGATGAATTAGTTCCTGACCTTATTCTTGAAAATCTACTTTTGGATGAAGAAGATTTCAGGGTGGACACCTAAATGAAAAAGCACTCTAAAACCCTATTTGCAGGAATGATAGGTAATGTTTTAGAGTGGTATGATTTTGTTGTTTATGGTTTTCTGGCTGTTATTATCGGTGAGTTGTTTTTCCCATCTTCAGACCCGATGGTTTCTCTGCTTAAATCCTTTGGTGTTTTTGCTGTTGGATTTGTTATGCGTCCTGTAGGGGCAATTTTATTCGGTCATATTGGAGACAAATACGGCAGAAAAAAGGCCTTAACCATATCCATAATAATGATGGCTGTATCCACAACAGCCATAGGGCTGCTTCCTACTTATGCTCAGATAGGAATTCTTGCGCCTACCCTTTTAGTCCTTCTCAAGTTATTACAGGGATTGTCAGTCGGTGGCGAATATACAACATCTGTTTCTTTTATTGTTGAGCATGCACCTCAGGATAAAAGAGGATTGTTTGGAAGTGTAGGGATTTTAGGGGCTGTTGTTGGTATCCTTCTTGGTTCAGCTTCAGGAGCAGTAATTACAAAGATTCTACCTGAAGAAGACCTTTATGCCTGGGGCTGGAGAGTTTTATTTTTCACAGGAATTTTGCTTGGGCTTGTAGGATACTATGTTAGAAAAAATATAGATGAAACCCCAAAATTTATGGAACTGGAGTATGAGGAACTTATAGATAAAAATCCAGTTCTGGATGTATTCAAAAAGGCATATAAAGAGTTTATAAAAACATTTTCTTTAAGCACATTTCAGGCAGTAGGATTTTATACAATATTTGTTTATATAGCCAACCATCTTGCTGTGTTTGTTAAATTCCCTAAATCAACAGCATTGACCATTAACACAATTAGTATGATTATTCTTGCTGTTTTAATCCCATTTTTCGGATGGCTTTCAGATAAAATTGGTAGAAAGCCGATAATACTAACTTCCACAGGTTTGACCATTATTCTGGCATATCCATTGTTTAAGTTTATTTCTTCAGGTAGCGTTGAAAATGCCTTAATAGGTCAGATTTTATTTGCAATAGTTGTTGCAGGATTTATGTCTATACTGCCAACAACCCTTGTTGAGATATTCCCTACACAGATTAGAAATAGCGGTTATTCTATTGGATACAATCTGCCTTTTGCAATATTTGGGGGGACTGCACCTTTAATCGCCACATATCTTATTAAAGTTACCGGAAATATCAATTCCCCTGCCTTTTATCTGATTTTTGCTGCCACAATCGCATTTCTGGCAGGTATAACACTAAAAGAAACTGCAAAAGAGCCGTTAAAATAATGAGTAACAGAGTATTTATAGCCGAACTTCTTCAGGATTTACCGTTATGGATTGCCATTATTATGAGTGTTTATCCTGAGTATCAAAATGAGTATGTTTTTCTGATTTCTCTGGGTATTGGTGTCGGTGCAACTATATTTATCCTGAAAGAGATGAAAAATGGTAATTACAGCTATGAAACATTATTTAACAAACCATCTGAGGCTGTTCCGTTCTTGATTTATGCATTTTTATTACTAATTGTTTTAATTATCCTAACTTTTCAAGAAAGGCTTTATATGGACACAATTGTTTGGATATATCTGGTTGTTGGTGGTATTGGTGAGATTTTCTTTATGAGAAAAGCAGAAAGTTAGTCAACTATCTGGCAGAATTTTTCAAAATCTTCTTTGGTATCTATACCAAGAGTATCTTTTGATGCTTTTATCACCTTGATACGATAACCATTTTCAAGAAGTCTTAGCTGTTCTAACTTTTCTATCCGTTCATAGGTCGTCTGGGATAGTTTAAAGGCAAAATCCATCAGTGCTTCTTTTCTATACCCGTAAACCCCGATATGTTTTAAGACAGGGGTTTCAAAATTTTTAATCATCTGGGAAAAATCTATATCCCGATAAAAAGGAATAGGACTGCGGGAAAAATACAGGGCATATCCTTTTTTATCAATAACTACTTTGACGACATTGGGATTTAGATAGTCTTCCTCGTTCTGAATAGGATAGGCAAGGGTTGATATCGGAGCTTCATCAAGGGCTTCTATTACCTTCTCTACGTCTGAAGGCTCCAGAAGGGGCTCATCCCCCTGAACATTTATTATTTTCTCTTCTTGTAAGTTTTTTGCCACAAAAGCAACCCTATCACTTCCACTATTCAGGTCAGAGGGGGTCAAAACTGTCTCTACTGGGGAGTTTTTAAATATATCTGCTATTTCCTGACTATCTGTTGCTACAATAACACGGCTGGCATTTTTTACCCTTAGACAATTTTCTGCTGTCCATTGAATAACAGGCTTCCCCTTCACTTGAAGGAGAAGCTTGTTTTTTAGTCTTGTTGAGCCTTTTCTGGCAGGGATGATTATTACAGCCAATTTATCTTCCGATTATTCCTTCCACTGGAGATGAAGCCGAAGCATACATTTTCTTAGGTATTCTTCCAGCAAGGTAAGCAAGTCTTCCTGCAATTACTGCATGTTTCATTGCGACAGCCATTTTTATAGGGTCTTTTGCCTGTGCGATAGCTGTATTCATCAGAACACCATCAACTCCAAGTTCCATAACTATAGCAGCATCTGAAGCTGTTCCTATCCCTGCATCAACAATAACAGGAACATTAACAGCCTCTTTTATGAAAAGAATGTTGTATGGATTTTGAAGACCAAGACCTGAACCAATTGGAGCCGCGAGTGGCATAACAGCAGCACAGCCTATTTCTTCAAATCTTTTTGCCATTACAGGGTCATCTGTTATATAAGGTAGAACGGTGAAACCTTCTTTTACAAGGATTTCTGCTGCTTTTAAGGTTTCTATCATATCTGGATAAAGTGTTTTCTGGTCACCAATAACTTCAAGTTTGACAAATCCATGTCCAAGAGCTTCCCTTGCAAGCTTGGCAGTTAAAACAGCCTCCTCTGCTGTATAACATCCAGCTGTATTTGGAAGTATCATTACTTTTGATGTATCTATGTAATCAAGAAGGTTTGGCTTATCTGGGTCTGTTATGTTAACTCTTCTGACAGCAACAGTTATCATCTGTGCACCAGAGGCTTCTGTTGCTTTTGCTGTTTCCTCAAAATCCTTATATTTACCTGAACCAACAATAAGTCTTGATGTAAACTCTCTGTCACCAATTACTAATTTGTCTTCTTGCAGAAATTTTTCTAAATCAAACATTTAACAACCTCCATTTTTAACTTTGGTTGAGACAATTTAATTATAATACATAACATTTTCAACAATTTATGAGATATATCTATGTTATGTAGAGGGGTTCACCTTTTTTCATAATATGGGTTTTGACTTTTAATGTCTGGTCTATTTTATCTTTAAATACCTGCATTATTTCAGGCTCTCCATGAACAATATTTATCAGCTCTGTATTCTCAAAGTTTGAAAGCCATTCAAGTAAAACAGGTTGGTCTGCATGGGAAGAAAATCCGTTTATTGTATAAATCTTGGCTTTAACAGCTATTTCCTCCCCATAAATTTTGACTGTTTTTGCTCCATCTACAATCTGTCTTCCAAGGGTTCCTTTTGCCTGATAACCAACAAATATGACAGAACATTCAGGACGCCACAGGTTGTGCTTAAGATGGTGTTTTATTCTTCCTCCTGTGCACATACCAC carries:
- a CDS encoding SCP2 sterol-binding domain-containing protein, with the translated sequence MPKFLSEEWIKAYAEEWNKNKKLKDGLKKFNATIKYYIEGSDQPPVYVKVEKGEVIESGLAPDMKYDFEMWATPEDWKILATGEMGPKAAMLTKKLKFKGSMITAMKYMGPFEESLRMMSKIPTEW
- a CDS encoding thiazole synthase, with amino-acid sequence MFDLEKFLQEDKLVIGDREFTSRLIVGSGKYKDFEETAKATEASGAQMITVAVRRVNITDPDKPNLLDYIDTSKVMILPNTAGCYTAEEAVLTAKLAREALGHGFVKLEVIGDQKTLYPDMIETLKAAEILVKEGFTVLPYITDDPVMAKRFEEIGCAAVMPLAAPIGSGLGLQNPYNILFIKEAVNVPVIVDAGIGTASDAAIVMELGVDGVLMNTAIAQAKDPIKMAVAMKHAVIAGRLAYLAGRIPKKMYASASSPVEGIIGR
- the trpS gene encoding tryptophan--tRNA ligase, which produces MKKIVSGMRPTGKLHLGHYLGVIKNWLKLQDEHDCYFFVADWHALTNKYKNTEDLKENIKQMIIDWLACGIDPKKATLFIQSGVKQHSELALLFSMITPKSWLELNPSYKDLKFNLFYQYLRDFLLGKQVKINQAPPPESFDEALEKATGKQKNKIFEEYLREAFHRAFYNQKGINFEYLKEVLIKFGINKKIVEEAIDNLEKGDVGKDIDTLGFLAYPVLQAADILIYKAEGVPVGEDQLPHIELTREIARRFNNLYDEIFPEPEAILTEAAKLPGIDGRKMSKSYNNAIYLSDSEEEVNKKIMQMKTDPQRIRRTDPGNPDVCIVYDYHKIFTKDENLLKDIDQKCRTAEIGCTDCKKILAENLNKFLEPIREKRKEIEKDYEKYEKFFIEGTLRCREIAESNMKEVRKAMKLYEI
- a CDS encoding MFS transporter; amino-acid sequence: MKKHSKTLFAGMIGNVLEWYDFVVYGFLAVIIGELFFPSSDPMVSLLKSFGVFAVGFVMRPVGAILFGHIGDKYGRKKALTISIIMMAVSTTAIGLLPTYAQIGILAPTLLVLLKLLQGLSVGGEYTTSVSFIVEHAPQDKRGLFGSVGILGAVVGILLGSASGAVITKILPEEDLYAWGWRVLFFTGILLGLVGYYVRKNIDETPKFMELEYEELIDKNPVLDVFKKAYKEFIKTFSLSTFQAVGFYTIFVYIANHLAVFVKFPKSTALTINTISMIILAVLIPFFGWLSDKIGRKPIILTSTGLTIILAYPLFKFISSGSVENALIGQILFAIVVAGFMSILPTTLVEIFPTQIRNSGYSIGYNLPFAIFGGTAPLIATYLIKVTGNINSPAFYLIFAATIAFLAGITLKETAKEPLK
- a CDS encoding DUF2173 family protein translates to MATLRELMQLPGAVAAGIYDDHGNLVAYAGDISEKAAEIAALMASANKAVANMQAKGWTEYTGKEGFFPVQGFAVAAGKYAACIAGNVGVFVELDKADFDKIWETIMP
- a CDS encoding DUF2173 family protein; this encodes MADLKKLLGIKGVFAAGQFNDDGTLAAFEGDISEEEAAMAAEMCAANNAMAKMQTDGYTAFSGQEWTPLKGWALAGPKYSVCVAGNVGVFVKNDEVSFNEVFQALLSQ
- a CDS encoding sigma-54-dependent Fis family transcriptional regulator, translated to MDLRILDSVTEGIIFVTKERKIGYINKVAQKVVNRKVGEDCYGLFSICENNCPMEKDLKKVDAFDVKLSCCNEKTVCHSITPVFDNGEFIGLLEEFKDSSKMTDYIKELKKQKEFTEVILDSIVDAIVVINNNGEIIHYNEVARQILCREISDIKGFNIENLIGISLKNLPPEGEREDIHIETPAYGRIKVSLMITSLKEGEGKVISFYMLPECMINQEVKGRIISKNPEFVSVIEMAKTVADTTATILIEGETGTGKSVLAKYIHTLSSRRDKPFIKINCAAIPENLLESELFGYMKGAFTGANKDKPGKIELAEGGTLFLDEIGDMPIYLQSKLLQLLQDKEFERLGDIKTRKANIRVIAATNKDLRELIEKGEFREDLYYRLKVISLKIPPLRERKEDIPALVNYFIDKYSEIYRRTIKGISPKAMKMLLEYDYPGNIRELENMIERAVIVCNSKTITEKELPEDLIAKKPFRKSEKMIKEEPSEKEKIRQVLISTNGNKSLAAKILGIHRTTLWRKIKEYGLQI
- the kdsB gene encoding 3-deoxy-manno-octulosonate cytidylyltransferase, encoding MAVIIIPARKGSTRLKNKLLLQVKGKPVIQWTAENCLRVKNASRVIVATDSQEIADIFKNSPVETVLTPSDLNSGSDRVAFVAKNLQEEKIINVQGDEPLLEPSDVEKVIEALDEAPISTLAYPIQNEEDYLNPNVVKVVIDKKGYALYFSRSPIPFYRDIDFSQMIKNFETPVLKHIGVYGYRKEALMDFAFKLSQTTYERIEKLEQLRLLENGYRIKVIKASKDTLGIDTKEDFEKFCQIVD